The following is a genomic window from Methanobacterium aggregans.
ATAGGCACCGGTGGAATGGCTTACTTCGTAATGGTGGCTCTGGTCACATTTTCAAGCCTAGGATCAGCCCCTGCAGCTTTGATATTTCCTGTAATCCTTGTATCAGAAGTAGCGGCTAAAATGGGCATTGTAACATGTGCAACCTTTTCTGAAGCATTTCCAGACGGCACAGGAAGGTTTTTCATTGAATCCATGAACAAAAAATTCCTGCTGCTTTCACTGGTTTTAGCTTCAACCATTGGATTTTTAGCCCTAAACATTACTGGAATAATTGGAATAATTGGAGGGCTGTTGGGTGGAACATTGATTGCGTTTGTGGCTCGAAGAAACTTCAAATGGGCAACAGGAGATATTCTGGGAACATCCAATGAAATTGGGAGAATGCTATCCCTGATAATCATCACATGGATTTTACTGGTTTAGATAACAATTGAATTTGATCTTAATGATATTACACTGAATATAAAGTGCATAGAATAAAATTTTGACTCTGAAAAAGCAGATTTAAACTACTATAAATTAAATTAAACTATAAATTAGGATTTTTATTGATAAATTAAATAAAGGATTGTAACAGACCATAACCCTAGATAGGTCAATAATTTTGTAAGGTTGGATAAAAAAATGGATAACAGTAAAGTTAATGTTTTAAGGCTTGATCACAGAAGGGTGAGGGATGCAAGGATAACAACACATGTATGTCTTACATCACGAGCCTTTGGAGCAGATAAGGTCATATTAAGTGGAGATAATGATAAAAAGATCATTGAAAACGTAAGAGATGTTGTGAAACGTTGGGGTGGAGATTTTGAGGTGGATTACCGTAAGAACTGGGAAAACCTCCTTGATGAATGGAAAAACTCAGGCGGTGAAATAGTTCACCTCACCATGTACGGAGAACCTGTTCAGGAAGTAACAAAGAAGATAAAGGAGTCTCCAAAGGACAAGCTTGTTGTTGTTGGTGGTTCCAGAGTTCCAACCAAGGTTTACCATGAAGCAGATTGGAACGTTTCCGTGACAACACAACCCCACTCAGAGGTTGCAGCCCTTGCAATATTCCTTCACACCCTTTTTGATGGTGCAGAGTATGATAAGGACTTTGAAGGTGGAAAACTGGAAGTAGTGCCTACAGCCCATGGTAAAAAGGTACTGACCCATGATAAGAATGCTGAGTGAACAATTGATGTTTCCCTAATGGGAAACTTCTTAATTTCAATTCTTTTCTTTAATTATTCGTTTAGTATTTGTTAATTAGTTTATTTGAGATTTTAAATCTTGGATTACTCCTTCTTTTTCATAAATTCTTAAAATCCTGTTAAGATTGGATCTTCATGTTAATTTAAGAGCTTCAACTTTCAAATTAAACGAACCGAACCATGTGAATTTCCATCCAAATAAATAAAGGAGTGGACAATTAAATTAATAGTAGTTAAAAATTCTCAGGTTTGCTTGAAGTACTTTTGAATTAGGTTTGTGAAGGGGGTTTGTTGCTTGATAAAGGTTGTTTCACATCCACTGGTGCAGGAAGAACTCGCTAAGTTAAGGAGTTCAGGTATTGATGGTGCAGATTTCAGAAGGGGAATGATTAAAATAGGCAGATGGATAGGTTACGAATTTGCAGAAACACTCCCAACAGAAGAATTCGAGGTTGAAACACCATTAGGAATTTCTAAAGGAATTAGAATAAAAGATAAAAATAATTTTGTAGTTGTGAATGTTTTAAGAGCCGCAATTCCCCTTGTTGATGGAGTACTCAGGGTTTTCCCCGAGGCAAAATGTGGGGTGGTTGGTGCCTGGCGCAGGGATGAACCACCATTTCCTGTGGAGGTCAACTACATCAAGCTGCCTGAAATCAAGGGTAAGATCGTTGTTGTTGCAGACCCAATGCTTGCAACTGGAAACACCATGACCAAAATCCTTAAAAAAATTGAAGAAACTGAAATTCCATTAAGAATGGTTGTCTTCAGTGTCATAGCTGCAGAGGAAGGACTGAAAAAGGTTTCAGAAGAACACCCTGAAGTTGAAATATACACCTGCGCCGTTGAAAAAGAGCTTAATCCTGACGGATACATCATTCCAGGCCTTGGTGATGCAGGGGATAAAGCATTTGGAAAGCCTTGTGGATGAATAACTTAAAAAAATGAAACATTGAATAACAAAATTACTGATTCACCATTAACTTAAGAAATAATTTAATATACTGACTCACCATGGGCTGAAGCAACTATTCCTGGAATTCCACAGACATTCAGGCGGTGAATAGCCTCCATACCTTCTTCCGGAAATGCTACAACCTCTGAAGAGATCAATCTGCTTGTTAAAAGTGCTGCTGCAGGTGGAGTTACAACGAAGATGGATCCATATTTGTCCAGAGATTCAACAGTTTCAGGACTTAACGCACCCTTTCCAATGTGCATTCTAACACCCATCCTGGATAAAAAGGGTAAGCTTTCTTCTATTTCTTCTTTGTTACTTGTTGTGGGCGATATTCCTGCAGGACTCATTGCAGTGTGCATAACAACTGCACCCTCAGTATCAAAGAGTTTCTCACCATTTTTTATGGATTCAACAAGTTTTGGAAGGGCAGCATCACGCCCCGTAAAAATTGTACCGTACAACTCTATTTTATCCCCTATTTTAAGATTCTGAATTGTTTCAGATATTATTGGGGTTTGAATCTTCTTTATAAACCATTTATCCTTATTCATGGTGATAAACCTCAAATCCAGTTTTAACCATAGTTTCTGTAAGATTCATTATTTTAGTTCTTTAAGGTCTTTAAGGAATGATTTAACATGTTCTTCCTTTACATGAGGCATGACTATGATTCTAACAGCCCTTGGATGGGATGATATTGAAACTGCCCATCCTTTATCCTTTAATTTTGCAGAAATATCTTCAGAAGACATTTTATCTGATTTAAAGGCAACCACGTTAAGTTGAGGTTCTGTAACCAGCTTGAAGTCTGATTCTCTGATTCCCTGTGCCAAAATGCCTGTAACTTCCATACAACGCCTTGCAACGTGAGTGTAACCCTTTCTTCCCATGTACTTCATGAGGGCCCATGTTGCTGCTGTGGATGCACCGGTTCTTGTACCAACTATTGTGGACTGCCTGTCCTCTGTCAGGTAAGGTGTTTCAACACTCATGGCTTCAAGGTACTTCTTTTCCCTGAAAAGAATTCCACCAGTGGGTATTGGTGCAAGACCCATTTTATGAGGATCTATGGTTATCGAAGATACCCCATCAAGTCTAAAATCAAATTCAGGAAAATCATAACCTGCTTCTTTAAGGAAAGGTATTGAAAATCCTCCAAATGCAGCATCAACATGCAAGTAAATATCCTTTTCAAGGCAAAGCTCTGATAATTCTTCTATTGGATCGATTTTACCCAGTTCCGTTGTTCCTGCAACCCCCACAACTGCAACAGTGTTTTCTGTTATGAGTTCCTCAACTGAACCCATCTTCATGCGGTAGTTACCATCCAGCTCTGCTTCACGGAGTTTCAGGCACAGCATGTCTGCCGCCTTCTTAAATGAAAAATGTGCAGATGTTGGAACTATTACTTCAGGCTTTTCTATGTGTTTTTTTTGTTGAGCTAAATTTCTTGCAGCCCTCATTGCCATTATATTGGCCTCTGTTCCGCCTGTGATGATATGGCCTAAAACATCCCTTTTCCCAAGGAGTTCACCCAACATGGCTATTACTTCATCTTCCATCATCTGGGTTCCCTTGAAGAGTCCAGGATCCCCAAGGTTTGACTCCAGAAACATTTTGTAGGCTTCAACTCCAACTGGATGTGGGCAGGTGCACATTGAACCCAGTATTCTACCTGATTTATGGGTCATGTCCAGTTTTTTGAACTTCTTGAGTGATTGAAGCACTTCTTCGTGTGATATTCCCTTGTTTTCCATTTCAATCCCTGAAAAAATGAATGATCATAGTGATTTTATATTAACTGTCTAAATTACCATCTTTAAAATAAATATTCCAATTTAAAAAAATAAAATGAATGAGGATTTAAACCCCTATTATATATCAAGAATTATTTATTCCTGTACAAGTTTTCTTGCAGCTTTTAAGAGCAGTTTTTTCTCAACACGAGCAACTACTTCTCTTACAGTTGGTACTGCGTCTGTGTTTGCAGATACACTTGTTATACCGAGTTCAACGAGTTTTTCAACAATGTCAGGCATGCTTCCTGCCTGTCCACAGATACTGGTTTTAACTCCGGCCTTGTTACATTCCTTAATAACATGAGATATGAGTTTTAAAACTGCAGGATGCCTTTCAGAGTATAGTCCAGCTACATTTTCGTTGTTACGGTCAATTGCAAGTGTGTACTGTGTTAGGTCGTTGGTTCCAAAGCTTACGAAGTCTATACCTTCTGCTATGAAGTCTTCGATTGTTAGTGCTGCTGCTGGTGTTTCAACCATCATACCGAATTCAATGTTCTTTTGTGGTTTGAGTCCAACAGATTCTGCTATTTTCTTGGCCTCTTTCAGTTCGTCTGGGTGCTGTACAAGTGGTAACATGATTCCAATGTTGGTGTAACCCTCTTCGTGGAGTTTTTTGATTGCCCTGAATTCTGCTTTGAGTATCTCTGGTTCATCAAGTTCTCTGCGTATTCCTCTCCAACCGAGCATTGGATTGTGCTCGTATGGTTCATCTTCTCCACCTTCAAGTGACTGGAATTCATCTGTTGGTGCATCGAGTGTTCTGTACCATACTGTTTTTGGGTAAAAAGCATCTGCAACCTTTAAAATGTTCTCAACAAGTACCTTTATTAGTTCATCTTCTTTTCCTTCCCTTATGAACTTTTTAGGGTGAACACCAGTTGTGAGCATCATGTGTTCAGTTCTCAGAAGTCCAACACCATCAGCTCCTGTTTCTGAAGCTTTTTTAGCAGCTTCAGGCATACTGACGTTGACTTTAACTTCTGTTACCGTTAAGAATGAAGGTTGAACAACTGTTGTTGTTGCTGCAGTCTCTTTGGTTTCAGAGGATTCATCCTTAATTTTTCCTTCAAATACAAGGCCCTTCTTACCGTCAAGGGTTACGATTGAGTTTTCCTTGAGGATCTTGGTGGCATCTCCAGTTCCAACAACACATGGTATTCCAAGTTCCCTTGAAACGATTGCTGCGTGGCAGGTTACTCCACCCTCGTCTGTTATTATTCCGTCTGCACGTTTCATTGCAGGCACCATATCTGGTGTGGTCATAGGTGTAACGAGTATGTCTCCTTCCTCAATTTTATCAAGTTCATCAGTGTTTTGAACAGTTTTAACAGCACCAGAAGCCATTCCAGGGCTTGCCCCAAGTCCCCTAACTATTATTGTTCTTTCAACTTCATCAGATGATTCTTCACCAGATTCTTTGTTGTTTCCAAGGGTTGTAACTGGCCTTGATTGTAGCATGAAGATCCTACCTCCTTCTATTGCCCATTCAGTGTCCTGTGGGAACTGGTAATGTTCCTGAATTTTTTTACCAATTTCTGCAAGTTTAGCTATTTCATAGGTGCTTAAAACTCGTTTTTCACGGAGGTTTTCAGGTACTTCAACCTGTACAGTTCTTCCCTTTTCAGGGTCACGTTTGAACATGGTCTTTTTATCACTGACTCTGTAATCAAGGATTTCCCCGGTATTCTTGTCGTACCAGCAGGTGTCTGGAGTTACAGTTCCTGAAACAACACCTTCACCAAGTCCCCATGCACCTTCTATGAGAATTTTCTCCTCACCTGTTGAAGGATGGACCGTGAACATCACACCTGCTTTTTCGGCGTCAACCATTTCCTGAACAACAACAGCTATGTAAACTTTTGAGTGGTCGAAATCATTCTCTTCCCTGTAAAAAATAGCTCTGGATTCAAAAAGAGATGCCCAACATTTCTGAACATATTTTACAACATCTTCCACACCTTTGATGTTAAGGTATGTGTCCTGCTGTCCTGCAAATGATGCTTCAGGTAAATCTTCAGCTGTTGCAGAGGATCTTACTGCAACGTATACATCTTCTTTACCGATTCGAGTACACAATGCATTGTATGCTTCCACTATAATTGCCCTTATTTCATTTGGCATCGGAGTGTCTGTTATTATTTTTTTAATAACACGTGCAGATTCCTGAAGTTCTTTGTTGTTGTTGACGTCTAAAGCATCAAGAATGTCCATTATTTCATCGAAGATCCCTG
Proteins encoded in this region:
- a CDS encoding tRNA (cytidine(56)-2'-O)-methyltransferase; translation: MDNSKVNVLRLDHRRVRDARITTHVCLTSRAFGADKVILSGDNDKKIIENVRDVVKRWGGDFEVDYRKNWENLLDEWKNSGGEIVHLTMYGEPVQEVTKKIKESPKDKLVVVGGSRVPTKVYHEADWNVSVTTQPHSEVAALAIFLHTLFDGAEYDKDFEGGKLEVVPTAHGKKVLTHDKNAE
- a CDS encoding fumarate hydratase C-terminal domain-containing protein — encoded protein: MKKIQTPIISETIQNLKIGDKIELYGTIFTGRDAALPKLVESIKNGEKLFDTEGAVVMHTAMSPAGISPTTSNKEEIEESLPFLSRMGVRMHIGKGALSPETVESLDKYGSIFVVTPPAAALLTSRLISSEVVAFPEEGMEAIHRLNVCGIPGIVASAHGESVY
- the mfnA gene encoding tyrosine decarboxylase MfnA: MENKGISHEEVLQSLKKFKKLDMTHKSGRILGSMCTCPHPVGVEAYKMFLESNLGDPGLFKGTQMMEDEVIAMLGELLGKRDVLGHIITGGTEANIMAMRAARNLAQQKKHIEKPEVIVPTSAHFSFKKAADMLCLKLREAELDGNYRMKMGSVEELITENTVAVVGVAGTTELGKIDPIEELSELCLEKDIYLHVDAAFGGFSIPFLKEAGYDFPEFDFRLDGVSSITIDPHKMGLAPIPTGGILFREKKYLEAMSVETPYLTEDRQSTIVGTRTGASTAATWALMKYMGRKGYTHVARRCMEVTGILAQGIRESDFKLVTEPQLNVVAFKSDKMSSEDISAKLKDKGWAVSISSHPRAVRIIVMPHVKEEHVKSFLKDLKELK
- the cobS gene encoding adenosylcobinamide-GDP ribazoletransferase, whose protein sequence is MQDDNRNNNVRDPQKIGSLRGIAGLVSFSTILPLNIHTSIEEMAKFTWFWPVIGGFIGIIAGTFGFFLLNMVQIPQIIAAALIYSFMIWFNGFHHLDGLMDFGDGMMVHGTPEKKIEVMRDTRIGTGGMAYFVMVALVTFSSLGSAPAALIFPVILVSEVAAKMGIVTCATFSEAFPDGTGRFFIESMNKKFLLLSLVLASTIGFLALNITGIIGIIGGLLGGTLIAFVARRNFKWATGDILGTSNEIGRMLSLIIITWILLV
- the upp gene encoding uracil phosphoribosyltransferase encodes the protein MIKVVSHPLVQEELAKLRSSGIDGADFRRGMIKIGRWIGYEFAETLPTEEFEVETPLGISKGIRIKDKNNFVVVNVLRAAIPLVDGVLRVFPEAKCGVVGAWRRDEPPFPVEVNYIKLPEIKGKIVVVADPMLATGNTMTKILKKIEETEIPLRMVVFSVIAAEEGLKKVSEEHPEVEIYTCAVEKELNPDGYIIPGLGDAGDKAFGKPCG
- the ppsA gene encoding phosphoenolpyruvate synthase is translated as MKYVEFFEELRKEDVDVAGGKGANLGELTHAGIPVPPGFVVTSYTYDKFIKETGIFDEIMDILDALDVNNNKELQESARVIKKIITDTPMPNEIRAIIVEAYNALCTRIGKEDVYVAVRSSATAEDLPEASFAGQQDTYLNIKGVEDVVKYVQKCWASLFESRAIFYREENDFDHSKVYIAVVVQEMVDAEKAGVMFTVHPSTGEEKILIEGAWGLGEGVVSGTVTPDTCWYDKNTGEILDYRVSDKKTMFKRDPEKGRTVQVEVPENLREKRVLSTYEIAKLAEIGKKIQEHYQFPQDTEWAIEGGRIFMLQSRPVTTLGNNKESGEESSDEVERTIIVRGLGASPGMASGAVKTVQNTDELDKIEEGDILVTPMTTPDMVPAMKRADGIITDEGGVTCHAAIVSRELGIPCVVGTGDATKILKENSIVTLDGKKGLVFEGKIKDESSETKETAATTTVVQPSFLTVTEVKVNVSMPEAAKKASETGADGVGLLRTEHMMLTTGVHPKKFIREGKEDELIKVLVENILKVADAFYPKTVWYRTLDAPTDEFQSLEGGEDEPYEHNPMLGWRGIRRELDEPEILKAEFRAIKKLHEEGYTNIGIMLPLVQHPDELKEAKKIAESVGLKPQKNIEFGMMVETPAAALTIEDFIAEGIDFVSFGTNDLTQYTLAIDRNNENVAGLYSERHPAVLKLISHVIKECNKAGVKTSICGQAGSMPDIVEKLVELGITSVSANTDAVPTVREVVARVEKKLLLKAARKLVQE